Proteins co-encoded in one Sporosarcina sp. FSL K6-1522 genomic window:
- a CDS encoding phosphoglycerate kinase: MKSKKTMKDMQLEGKRVFCRVDFNVPMENGSVTDDTRIRAAIPTIEYMVEQGAKVILASHLGRPKGEVNEDMRLTAAGEKLAELLGKPVTKLDTSIGEEVEKAISTMENGDIVLLENVRFHAGEEKNDPALAKSFADLADVFVNDAFGAAHRAHASTAGIAEHIPAVSGLLIEKELDVLGKALSNPERPFTAIIGGAKVKDKIGVIDHLLDKVDNLIIGGGLSYTFTKAQGHEIGNSLLEEDKIELAQSFIQKAKDKGVNLYLPIDVVVADEFSKDANTKVVKIDAIPEGWMGLDIGSETAALYADVIKGSQLIIWNGPMGVFELEPFAGGTKRVAQAMAETAGYTVIGGGDSAAAVEKFGVGDRMDHISTGGGASLEFMEGKDLPGVTALNDN; encoded by the coding sequence ATGAAGTCAAAAAAGACGATGAAGGATATGCAGCTTGAAGGGAAACGCGTATTTTGTCGCGTGGATTTCAATGTGCCAATGGAGAATGGGAGCGTAACGGATGATACAAGAATCCGAGCGGCAATCCCGACAATCGAATACATGGTAGAACAGGGAGCGAAAGTCATTTTAGCGAGTCACCTTGGTCGTCCAAAAGGCGAAGTAAACGAGGATATGCGACTGACAGCTGCAGGAGAAAAGCTTGCAGAATTGCTTGGTAAACCGGTAACAAAACTCGATACGTCTATTGGTGAAGAAGTAGAGAAAGCCATTTCAACGATGGAAAATGGCGATATTGTGCTGCTTGAAAATGTACGTTTCCATGCGGGAGAAGAAAAGAACGACCCTGCTTTGGCAAAAAGTTTCGCAGACCTTGCAGACGTCTTTGTCAATGACGCATTCGGTGCTGCACACCGTGCCCATGCTTCAACAGCGGGTATTGCTGAGCATATCCCAGCTGTATCTGGCCTGTTGATTGAAAAAGAATTGGACGTACTTGGAAAAGCGTTGTCCAATCCAGAACGACCATTCACAGCGATTATCGGTGGCGCAAAAGTAAAAGATAAAATCGGTGTCATTGATCACTTATTAGATAAGGTGGACAACCTAATCATCGGTGGCGGCTTGTCGTATACCTTTACGAAAGCACAAGGTCATGAGATTGGTAACTCACTTTTAGAAGAAGATAAAATCGAATTAGCACAGTCGTTTATTCAAAAAGCGAAGGACAAGGGTGTCAACTTGTACTTGCCGATTGATGTCGTTGTGGCGGATGAATTCTCGAAAGATGCAAACACGAAAGTTGTAAAAATCGATGCAATCCCAGAAGGCTGGATGGGGCTGGACATTGGTTCAGAAACAGCAGCGTTGTATGCGGATGTTATTAAAGGGTCTCAATTGATCATTTGGAACGGGCCGATGGGCGTCTTTGAATTGGAGCCATTTGCGGGCGGCACGAAACGCGTTGCACAAGCGATGGCAGAAACAGCTGGTTATACAGTCATTGGTGGCGGCGATTCTGCTGCGGCTGTTGAGAAATTCGGCGTTGGTGACAGGATGGATCATATTTCTACTGGTGGAGGCGCTTCTCTTGAATTTATGGAGGGGAAAGACTTGCCAGGTGTCACTGCTCTAAATGACAACTAA
- the tpiA gene encoding triose-phosphate isomerase codes for MRKRIIAGNWKMYKTAGEARSFVEEVAGKVPVSEKVEAVVCSPALYLAELVQLTKGSALGVGAQTMHDAKEGAFTGEVSPAMLADLGVGYVVLGHSERRQYFNETDASVNKKVHAAFEYNLTPLVCVGESLEERESGDTVAIVSAQVKKAFEGISAELAEQAVIAYEPIWAIGTGKTATAQDANDVCGAIRTTVGELYTAEVADRLRIQYGGSVKPENIEELLSMEHIDGALVGGASLEPASFLKLVEAAQ; via the coding sequence TTGCGTAAACGAATTATTGCAGGTAACTGGAAAATGTATAAAACGGCTGGGGAAGCAAGAAGCTTCGTCGAGGAAGTAGCTGGGAAGGTCCCAGTGTCGGAAAAGGTAGAAGCAGTCGTTTGTTCACCAGCTCTCTATTTAGCAGAGCTTGTACAATTGACAAAAGGCTCGGCTTTAGGTGTAGGTGCACAAACGATGCACGATGCAAAAGAAGGCGCATTTACAGGTGAAGTGAGTCCAGCAATGTTGGCGGATCTTGGTGTAGGATATGTCGTCCTTGGTCATTCAGAGCGCCGTCAATATTTCAATGAAACAGATGCATCTGTTAACAAAAAAGTCCATGCAGCTTTTGAATATAATCTAACACCACTTGTTTGCGTTGGTGAATCACTGGAAGAACGTGAAAGCGGCGACACAGTGGCGATTGTATCGGCACAAGTGAAGAAAGCTTTTGAAGGCATCAGCGCTGAACTTGCTGAACAAGCAGTCATTGCGTATGAGCCAATCTGGGCAATCGGTACGGGCAAAACGGCAACCGCACAAGATGCAAATGATGTTTGTGGCGCAATTCGTACGACGGTTGGCGAACTGTATACAGCAGAAGTTGCGGATCGTCTTCGTATTCAATACGGCGGCAGTGTGAAGCCTGAAAATATTGAAGAACTATTGTCGATGGAACATATCGATGGTGCACTTGTAGGTGGCGCTAGTCTTGAACCTGCTTCCTTCTTAAAATTAGTTGAGGCGGCGCAATGA
- a CDS encoding glutaredoxin family protein, translated as MHVTLYTKPGCHLCDEAELMMKLAQEDFPLTWTTVNIETDDKSHEKYMLMIPVIEKEGEVLLFGSIGYVDIIDLF; from the coding sequence ATGCATGTGACATTATATACAAAGCCGGGTTGTCATCTTTGTGATGAGGCGGAGCTGATGATGAAGCTGGCGCAGGAGGATTTTCCGCTGACATGGACGACAGTCAATATTGAAACGGATGATAAGAGTCATGAGAAGTATATGTTGATGATTCCTGTCATTGAAAAAGAGGGAGAAGTCTTGTTATTTGGCTCGATAGGCTACGTAGATATCATTGACCTATTCTGA
- the eno gene encoding phosphopyruvate hydratase translates to MPIITLINAREVLDSRGNPTVEVEVFTESGAFGRAIVPSGASTGEYEAVELRDGDKERYLGKGVLKAVDHVNEVIAEELEDAYSVLDQVTIDKALIELDGTSNKGKLGANAILGVSIAVAHAAADYLDIPLYQYLGGVNAKQLPVPMMNILNGGEHADNNVDIQEFMVMPVGAESFRHGLRMGAEIFHSLKAVLQAKGLNTAVGDEGGFAPNLASNEEALSTIIEAIEKAGYKPGSEVLLAMDVASSEFFNKEDGTYNLAGEGIVKTSEEMVDWYAELCEKYPIVSIEDGLDENDWAGHKLLTERLGKSVQLVGDDLFVTNTEKLARGIEEGIGNSILIKVNQIGTLTETFDAIEMAKRAGYTAVISHRSGESEDTTIADIAVATNAGQIKTGAPSRTDRVAKYNQLLRIEDQLDETAQYLGEKTFYNLKK, encoded by the coding sequence ATGCCAATCATTACACTTATCAATGCAAGGGAAGTACTTGATTCACGCGGAAATCCAACAGTTGAGGTAGAAGTATTCACAGAAAGCGGTGCATTCGGACGCGCAATCGTTCCATCAGGCGCTTCTACAGGTGAATATGAAGCAGTTGAGCTACGTGATGGCGACAAAGAACGTTACCTTGGTAAAGGCGTTCTAAAAGCAGTCGACCATGTTAATGAAGTAATTGCAGAAGAATTGGAAGATGCTTATTCCGTTCTGGATCAAGTAACGATTGACAAAGCGCTGATCGAACTTGACGGTACTTCAAACAAAGGTAAATTGGGTGCGAACGCAATTCTTGGTGTATCCATCGCTGTTGCACATGCAGCTGCAGACTATCTTGATATCCCTCTTTACCAATATCTTGGTGGCGTCAATGCAAAACAATTGCCAGTACCAATGATGAACATTCTAAACGGCGGCGAGCACGCGGATAACAATGTCGATATTCAAGAGTTCATGGTGATGCCAGTTGGCGCAGAATCATTCCGCCATGGTCTTCGCATGGGCGCTGAAATTTTCCATAGCTTGAAAGCAGTATTGCAGGCAAAAGGCTTGAACACAGCTGTTGGGGATGAAGGCGGATTCGCTCCGAACCTTGCTTCCAACGAAGAAGCATTGTCGACAATCATCGAAGCAATTGAAAAAGCTGGTTACAAGCCAGGTTCAGAAGTACTTCTTGCAATGGACGTTGCGTCATCTGAATTCTTCAATAAAGAAGATGGCACATACAATCTTGCTGGTGAAGGCATCGTTAAGACATCTGAAGAAATGGTTGACTGGTACGCAGAGCTTTGCGAAAAATACCCAATCGTTTCAATCGAAGATGGTTTGGATGAAAACGACTGGGCGGGCCACAAGCTATTGACTGAGCGTCTTGGCAAATCCGTTCAACTAGTTGGTGACGACTTGTTCGTAACAAACACGGAAAAATTAGCACGCGGAATTGAAGAAGGCATAGGTAACTCAATCCTTATCAAAGTAAACCAAATCGGTACATTGACAGAAACATTCGATGCAATCGAAATGGCGAAACGTGCAGGCTACACAGCTGTTATCTCTCACCGTTCAGGTGAATCTGAAGATACAACAATTGCAGACATCGCAGTAGCAACAAACGCTGGTCAAATCAAAACAGGTGCTCCATCACGCACAGACCGCGTTGCGAAATACAACCAATTGCTTCGTATCGAAGATCAGTTAGACGAAACAGCTCAATACTTAGGCGAGAAAACGTTCTATAACTTGAAAAAATAA
- the gpmI gene encoding 2,3-bisphosphoglycerate-independent phosphoglycerate mutase — MSKSPVALIILDGFGLRDEKLGNAVALSNKPNYDLLWNNFPHATLTACGEAVGLPDGQMGNSEVGHLNIGAGRIVYQSLTRINKSIREADFFKNEALLQAVEHAKNNGTALHLMGLLSDGGVHSHYEHLFALLRLAKVNGLDRVFVHAFLDGRDVGPQTALAYIEETEKVMQEEGVGKFASVSGRYYGMDRDKRWDRVEKAYRAIVDGVALTATTPTAGVLASYERDVHDEFVVPFIIEELGKPVATVEDGDAVVCFNFRPDRAIQLSRVFTDPTFDGFETAPKTFKDLKFVTFTHYSDEVVADVVFNSQNLENTLGEVIARNGLTQLRIAETEKYPHVTFFMSGGREETFEGEERILIASPKVATYDLQPEMSAFEVTEALIEGIEADRFDAIILNFANPDMVGHSGMLEPTIKAIETVDTCLGKIIDAIHAKGGAAIVTADHGNADEVMTLDGAPMTAHTTNPVPVIITKPDIELREGGILADLAPTMLKLLELEQPDDMTGTPLF, encoded by the coding sequence ATGAGTAAGAGTCCAGTTGCGTTAATTATTCTCGATGGCTTCGGTCTTAGAGATGAAAAACTTGGCAATGCCGTTGCTCTGTCTAATAAGCCGAATTATGATTTGTTGTGGAATAATTTCCCCCATGCTACGTTAACAGCTTGTGGGGAGGCGGTTGGACTTCCTGACGGTCAAATGGGGAATTCTGAAGTAGGCCATTTGAACATCGGAGCCGGTCGTATCGTTTATCAGAGTTTGACACGTATTAATAAATCGATTAGAGAAGCAGATTTCTTTAAAAATGAAGCTTTGCTACAAGCAGTGGAGCATGCGAAGAACAATGGCACTGCACTTCATCTAATGGGCTTATTATCTGATGGCGGTGTACATAGTCATTATGAGCATTTGTTTGCTTTGCTTCGCCTAGCGAAAGTGAATGGCCTTGACAGAGTGTTCGTTCATGCGTTTTTGGACGGTCGTGATGTAGGTCCACAAACGGCTCTTGCTTATATTGAAGAGACAGAAAAAGTCATGCAAGAAGAAGGTGTCGGTAAGTTCGCGAGTGTATCGGGCCGCTATTATGGCATGGACCGGGACAAGCGTTGGGATCGTGTAGAAAAAGCGTATCGTGCCATTGTCGATGGCGTTGCGTTAACGGCTACGACACCAACAGCGGGCGTGCTTGCCTCTTATGAGCGTGACGTTCACGATGAATTTGTTGTGCCATTCATCATCGAAGAACTTGGAAAACCTGTTGCGACAGTGGAAGACGGAGATGCAGTGGTATGCTTCAACTTCCGTCCTGACCGTGCGATTCAGTTGTCGCGCGTGTTCACAGATCCGACGTTTGACGGTTTTGAAACAGCACCTAAAACGTTCAAGGACTTGAAGTTTGTCACGTTTACACATTATAGTGATGAAGTGGTAGCGGACGTGGTGTTTAACAGCCAAAACTTGGAGAACACACTTGGTGAAGTCATTGCGCGTAACGGTTTGACGCAGTTACGGATTGCTGAAACAGAGAAGTACCCACATGTGACCTTTTTCATGAGTGGTGGACGAGAAGAGACGTTTGAAGGTGAAGAGCGAATCTTAATCGCCTCACCGAAAGTGGCAACCTATGATTTGCAGCCGGAAATGAGTGCTTTTGAAGTAACAGAGGCATTGATTGAAGGCATTGAGGCAGATCGTTTTGACGCGATTATCCTTAACTTTGCGAATCCGGATATGGTTGGGCATAGTGGAATGCTAGAGCCAACCATTAAAGCAATTGAAACGGTCGATACATGTCTTGGGAAAATCATCGATGCGATTCACGCAAAAGGCGGCGCAGCGATTGTGACAGCTGACCACGGAAATGCGGACGAAGTGATGACGCTAGATGGTGCACCGATGACGGCGCACACGACGAATCCAGTGCCTGTGATTATCACAAAACCAGATATTGAGTTGCGAGAAGGCGGTATACTCGCAGACCTCGCACCAACAATGCTAAAATTGCTAGAGCTTGAACAACCGGACGATATGACCGGTACACCATTATTTTAA
- a CDS encoding sugar-binding domain-containing protein, with translation MLDAQRKLVPEMMELMQQRYRVLKFIKMTGPIGRRPLGQIAGISERETRTMMDILRAQNLIRVAKEGASITTEGGTVLVELESAMEEWSGRTTIAKRLAEYLGIRTVKVIAGNCETDAAAKNLLGIEAAKQFITKIDDGKIVAVTGGSTMASIPANIDTFSETDDMLFIAARGGVGEDIGLQANVIAASFAEASGGTYSTFYYPESLSEEAHQAFRKEPSVLKMLHLYETTDCVLHGIGDAQTMAEMRNSSVEERQKLQDRGAKGEAFGYYFDAAGNIVHSLRTVGIQTSHLERIPLIISVAGGSNKAEAIMAYMASAPKQTILVTDEGAANEMLKLLVAKEENKD, from the coding sequence ATGTTAGATGCACAAAGAAAGTTAGTTCCTGAAATGATGGAGCTTATGCAGCAAAGATATCGTGTATTGAAATTTATAAAGATGACGGGCCCTATTGGTAGGCGGCCACTTGGTCAAATTGCAGGCATTTCTGAACGAGAAACACGTACGATGATGGACATTTTACGTGCCCAAAATCTGATCCGTGTAGCGAAAGAGGGAGCTTCGATTACGACTGAAGGTGGGACGGTTCTTGTAGAGCTTGAGTCGGCAATGGAAGAATGGTCAGGACGCACGACGATCGCGAAGCGGCTTGCTGAGTATTTAGGCATCCGAACTGTGAAAGTCATTGCGGGCAATTGTGAAACGGATGCCGCCGCAAAAAATCTACTCGGTATAGAGGCGGCCAAGCAATTTATTACGAAAATTGATGATGGGAAAATTGTAGCAGTCACGGGCGGAAGTACGATGGCATCGATTCCAGCGAATATTGATACATTCAGTGAAACGGACGATATGTTGTTTATCGCAGCGCGTGGTGGTGTGGGAGAAGATATTGGCCTACAAGCGAATGTTATTGCAGCGTCTTTTGCGGAAGCGAGTGGAGGTACGTATAGTACATTTTATTATCCAGAATCGTTGAGTGAAGAAGCGCATCAAGCATTTCGTAAAGAGCCTTCTGTTTTGAAAATGCTTCATCTATATGAAACGACAGATTGTGTCCTTCATGGCATTGGGGATGCGCAGACAATGGCAGAAATGCGTAACTCGTCTGTGGAAGAACGACAGAAGCTACAAGATCGTGGCGCTAAAGGAGAAGCCTTCGGTTACTATTTCGATGCAGCAGGCAATATTGTGCACAGTCTTCGAACGGTTGGCATTCAAACAAGCCATTTAGAGCGTATTCCGCTCATTATCTCAGTTGCTGGTGGCAGCAACAAGGCGGAGGCAATTATGGCTTATATGGCAAGCGCACCGAAGCAAACGATTTTAGTGACAGACGAAGGCGCTGCCAATGAAATGCTGAAATTGCTCGTCGCTAAAGAAGAAAATAAGGATTGA
- the secG gene encoding preprotein translocase subunit SecG gives MHALLMTLLVIVALALIVVVLLQSGKSAGLSGAISGGAEQLFGKQKARGLDLVLQRTTIVLAVLFVVLSIAIMKF, from the coding sequence ATGCATGCTTTGCTGATGACACTGCTCGTAATCGTTGCACTAGCACTAATCGTAGTTGTTTTATTACAATCTGGAAAAAGCGCAGGTCTTTCAGGAGCCATCTCTGGTGGAGCTGAACAACTTTTCGGAAAACAAAAAGCGCGTGGATTGGATCTTGTCCTTCAACGTACAACCATTGTACTTGCGGTTTTGTTTGTCGTATTGTCGATTGCGATTATGAAGTTTTAA
- a CDS encoding YfhE family protein, translated as MTEKREPHERMTDKNNGLTSAQEVLYNEEFDKADKAAKSEKKKQKEK; from the coding sequence ATGACTGAAAAGCGAGAGCCACATGAACGAATGACCGATAAAAATAATGGACTGACTTCAGCACAAGAAGTGCTGTACAACGAAGAGTTTGATAAAGCCGATAAGGCTGCAAAAAGTGAAAAGAAGAAGCAGAAGGAAAAATGA
- the gap gene encoding type I glyceraldehyde-3-phosphate dehydrogenase codes for MTLKLAINGFGRIGRRVFREALKQEEIEIVAVNDLTDAAMLAHLLKYDSVHGVFDGEVSADNDFITVDGKQVKVYAEKDPAALPWGEIGVDVVVDSTGIFTNKAGLNKHLEAGAKKVILSAPAKDDITTLVMGVNHESYDPANDNIVSNASCTTNCLAPVVKVLHEQFGVKRGLMTTVHSYTNDQRILDLPHSDYRRARAAAENMIPTTTGAASAVTKVIPELKGKLDGMAVRVPTPNVSLVDFVAELDKDVTVEDVNNAFKKAADNELQGVLVYNELPLVSRDYNGNTSSSTVDGLSTMVLENNMVKVISWYDNESAYSARCIDLALHMYHKGL; via the coding sequence ATGACTTTAAAACTTGCAATTAACGGATTTGGACGTATTGGACGCAGAGTATTCCGCGAAGCTTTGAAACAAGAGGAAATTGAAATCGTAGCAGTGAACGATTTGACGGACGCAGCAATGCTTGCACATCTTTTGAAGTATGACTCTGTTCATGGTGTATTTGACGGAGAAGTTAGTGCGGATAATGATTTCATTACTGTCGATGGTAAACAAGTAAAAGTATATGCAGAGAAAGATCCAGCCGCACTACCGTGGGGCGAAATTGGCGTCGATGTCGTTGTTGATTCAACAGGTATATTTACGAACAAAGCTGGTTTGAACAAACACCTTGAAGCGGGCGCGAAGAAAGTCATCTTGTCTGCTCCAGCGAAAGACGATATCACAACATTAGTAATGGGTGTTAACCACGAGTCATACGATCCGGCAAACGACAACATCGTGTCAAATGCATCTTGTACGACAAACTGTCTTGCACCTGTTGTCAAAGTACTTCACGAACAATTTGGCGTGAAACGTGGTTTGATGACGACAGTTCACTCATACACAAATGACCAACGCATTTTGGATCTACCGCATTCGGATTACCGTCGCGCACGTGCGGCTGCTGAAAATATGATTCCAACAACAACAGGCGCTGCATCTGCAGTAACGAAAGTTATTCCTGAATTGAAAGGCAAACTTGACGGTATGGCAGTTCGCGTACCAACACCTAACGTTTCACTCGTCGACTTTGTTGCTGAATTAGACAAAGACGTGACAGTTGAAGATGTTAACAATGCGTTCAAAAAAGCAGCTGACAATGAACTACAAGGTGTGCTTGTCTATAACGAATTACCACTTGTTTCAAGAGACTATAACGGCAACACAAGCTCTTCGACAGTAGATGGCCTATCGACAATGGTTCTTGAAAATAACATGGTAAAAGTAATTTCTTGGTACGATAACGAGTCTGCTTATTCTGCACGTTGTATCGACCTAGCACTTCACATGTATCATAAAGGTCTATAA